In Bacillus toyonensis BCT-7112, a single window of DNA contains:
- a CDS encoding HAMP domain-containing sensor histidine kinase — MNKLGKKLFFSISLTVILIFMISLLLINYLLPKYNIYKTRENLNKFTMQIQNTSVKDLEDVIHTIENESNVSIVYTPINQSIVDMNEALHTKLMRKKVTLNKLWITKDEVIKVKTEGQSNKLYDQGKVKASFFAKYIAKDDTIILIGTSIANSNEIINTLNTFYLYILCFSILLIILLVWILSKTITTPLKELSDVAEEISRLKFKRTKVKTNDEIGDLANSINIMSDKLHEAHQDLTDRNEHLKQFMGDMTHELKTPIALVKAYSMGIKDGLDDGTYVDTIIKQTDQISNLIEELLRFSKLERDILQKEEFPIEPLVQSIIDKHKIELESKEINLQVNNTVGDTIIYADLNKMGMVFQNLISNAIKYTTNQNVEIYLQNRNDGIYFQIQNGIHAEQIKDIDKIWEPFYVLESSRSKEKSGTGLGLAIVKSILERHGFEYGVSTIDGEIQFDIYMKKG, encoded by the coding sequence GTGAATAAACTTGGAAAAAAGCTATTTTTCAGCATTTCTTTAACGGTTATTCTTATTTTTATGATCTCTTTATTATTAATTAATTATCTTTTACCGAAATATAATATTTATAAAACACGTGAAAACTTAAATAAATTTACAATGCAAATACAAAATACATCAGTAAAAGATTTAGAAGATGTTATCCATACAATTGAAAATGAAAGTAATGTTTCAATTGTGTATACGCCAATCAACCAGTCAATAGTTGATATGAACGAAGCACTACACACAAAACTTATGAGAAAGAAGGTAACATTAAATAAACTGTGGATTACGAAAGACGAAGTCATAAAAGTGAAAACGGAAGGGCAATCGAATAAACTATATGATCAAGGAAAGGTAAAAGCAAGCTTTTTTGCTAAATATATTGCGAAAGATGATACGATAATTTTAATTGGGACTTCTATTGCAAATTCAAATGAAATTATTAATACGTTAAATACATTCTACTTATACATTTTGTGTTTCTCAATCCTTCTCATTATTTTACTTGTGTGGATACTTTCAAAAACAATCACGACACCATTGAAAGAATTAAGTGATGTCGCAGAAGAAATTTCACGTTTGAAGTTTAAAAGAACGAAAGTGAAAACGAACGATGAAATAGGAGACTTAGCCAATAGTATCAATATTATGAGTGATAAATTGCATGAAGCACATCAAGATTTAACAGATCGTAATGAACATTTAAAACAATTTATGGGTGATATGACTCATGAATTAAAAACACCTATCGCATTAGTAAAAGCATATTCTATGGGAATAAAAGATGGTTTAGATGATGGTACGTACGTAGATACAATTATTAAACAAACTGATCAAATTTCAAATCTAATTGAAGAGTTATTACGATTTTCTAAACTAGAAAGAGATATATTACAAAAAGAAGAATTCCCTATTGAGCCACTAGTCCAAAGTATAATAGATAAACATAAGATTGAACTGGAATCGAAAGAAATCAATTTGCAAGTGAACAATACTGTTGGTGATACAATCATTTATGCAGATTTAAATAAAATGGGAATGGTGTTTCAAAATTTAATTTCTAATGCGATTAAATATACAACGAATCAAAATGTGGAAATTTATTTACAAAATAGAAACGATGGTATATATTTTCAAATTCAAAATGGTATTCATGCTGAACAAATTAAAGATATCGATAAAATTTGGGAACCATTTTATGTATTAGAATCTTCTCGTAGTAAAGAAAAATCAGGTACAGGATTAGGATTAGCGATAGTGAAAAGTATTTTAGAAAGACATGGTTTTGAATATGGAGTCTCTACTATAGATGGAGAGATACAGTTTGATATTTATATGAAGAAGGGCTAA
- a CDS encoding class I SAM-dependent methyltransferase → MFSFYSTLCTELYDYTKPVGYSLNGDIEYYEERLKNCRGRILEAAVGSGRVIIPFLEAGFNVDGIDYSPEMLDSCRKRCKERDLHPNLYEGSLHRFSLPHKYEAIIIPTGSFCLIENREDSINALKCLYEHLNPGGRLIVDLILPYDWKTGEIHTSTFSLPSGDGITLEKKSIEMDWLNQITVSYLKYEKWSKGQLTQTELQRFAMRWYGIEEFKLLLESIGFSNITCSADYVYEKEPSNANQMVTFEAVRKK, encoded by the coding sequence ATGTTTAGTTTTTATAGTACACTTTGTACGGAACTTTATGATTACACAAAGCCTGTCGGTTATTCTTTAAATGGTGATATTGAGTATTATGAAGAACGTTTAAAAAATTGTAGAGGAAGAATTCTTGAAGCAGCTGTAGGATCAGGACGTGTCATTATTCCATTTCTTGAAGCTGGTTTTAACGTTGATGGGATAGATTATTCGCCTGAAATGCTAGATTCTTGCCGTAAGCGGTGTAAAGAGAGAGACTTACATCCTAATTTATATGAAGGAAGCTTACATCGATTTTCACTACCACATAAGTATGAGGCGATTATCATTCCTACTGGATCCTTTTGTTTAATTGAAAATCGTGAGGATTCTATAAATGCTTTGAAATGTTTGTATGAACATCTTAATCCAGGTGGGCGCTTAATTGTAGATCTTATACTTCCGTATGACTGGAAGACAGGTGAAATTCACACATCGACTTTTTCTCTGCCAAGCGGAGACGGAATTACGTTAGAAAAGAAATCAATTGAAATGGATTGGCTGAACCAAATTACTGTATCATATTTAAAATATGAAAAGTGGAGTAAAGGACAGTTAACGCAAACAGAACTACAACGTTTTGCAATGCGGTGGTATGGTATAGAAGAGTTTAAACTCCTTTTAGAAAGTATTGGTTTCTCTAACATTACTTGCTCTGCTGACTATGTATATGAAAAAGAGCCGTCAAATGCAAATCAAATGGTTACGTTTGAAGCTGTGCGAAAAAAATAG
- a CDS encoding peptide ABC transporter substrate-binding protein encodes MKKVVRYSLVSTLLVSSFLVGCAKEKTVTKPKDEKKVLQLLETGEIPSLNSGKVTDAISFNVLNNVMEGLFRLSKNDEVIEAGAQKYEVSKDGKTYTFHLRDAKWSNGDPVTAHDYVYAWKQLINPDTASQYAYIAYDVKNAEKINKKQLGLDELGVKAKDDKTFVVELEHPVPYFTKLLILPSFYPINEKYAKEQGDKYGLEANKTVYNGPFTLSEWKHEASFTIKKNDKYWDKQEVKLDEVNYQIVKEISTAVNLYETDKVDRAVISTEFVDKYKTNKELKQYTDPVMYFFRFNENVPILKNKNARLALSTVFDKKGLATSFLNDGSVAANYYVPKGFLKGPDKKDFRSTAGEFNKTDVKLAKEYWEKAKQETGTNAVTLELLNYDLENFKKVGEYIKEQLEKNLSGLKVNVKLQPHTQKLALEKKKEYEMSLSRWLPDYPDPMTYLEVFLSGSTVNNTGYANPEYDALIKKIKTELGNDEKARWKALQDTEKMLLDDAVIAPVFQRGLSYLQKPYVKDLYVHQFGPATSLKWAEVQK; translated from the coding sequence ATGAAAAAGGTAGTTCGCTACTCGTTAGTTAGTACTCTATTAGTTTCTTCATTTTTAGTTGGTTGCGCAAAAGAAAAAACAGTTACAAAGCCGAAAGATGAGAAAAAAGTATTGCAGCTACTAGAAACGGGTGAAATTCCATCATTAAATTCAGGGAAAGTAACAGATGCGATATCATTTAACGTTTTGAATAACGTAATGGAAGGGCTATTCCGATTATCGAAAAATGATGAAGTAATTGAAGCCGGAGCGCAAAAATATGAGGTTAGTAAGGATGGAAAGACTTATACATTTCATTTACGTGATGCGAAATGGTCTAACGGAGATCCAGTAACGGCTCACGATTACGTATATGCTTGGAAGCAGCTTATTAATCCAGATACAGCTTCTCAATATGCATATATTGCGTATGATGTGAAAAATGCGGAGAAAATAAATAAGAAACAACTAGGATTAGATGAATTAGGAGTAAAAGCAAAGGATGATAAAACATTTGTCGTAGAGCTGGAACATCCTGTACCGTATTTTACGAAACTACTCATTTTGCCATCTTTCTATCCGATTAATGAAAAATATGCGAAAGAGCAAGGTGATAAATACGGATTAGAAGCAAATAAAACGGTATATAATGGACCGTTTACATTATCAGAATGGAAACATGAAGCTAGCTTTACAATAAAGAAAAATGATAAGTATTGGGATAAACAAGAAGTGAAGTTAGATGAAGTAAACTATCAAATTGTTAAAGAAATTTCAACTGCGGTAAATTTATATGAAACAGATAAGGTTGATAGAGCGGTCATTTCTACAGAATTTGTAGATAAATATAAAACGAATAAGGAACTGAAACAATATACAGATCCAGTCATGTATTTCTTCCGTTTCAATGAAAATGTACCGATTCTTAAAAATAAAAATGCGCGTCTGGCACTAAGTACAGTGTTTGATAAGAAGGGCCTTGCGACTTCATTTTTAAATGATGGTTCTGTTGCTGCAAACTACTATGTACCAAAAGGGTTTTTAAAAGGGCCAGATAAGAAAGACTTTAGAAGTACAGCGGGCGAATTTAATAAGACAGACGTAAAACTGGCAAAAGAATATTGGGAAAAGGCAAAGCAAGAAACAGGAACGAATGCAGTAACGCTTGAGTTATTAAACTATGACTTAGAAAACTTTAAAAAAGTAGGCGAATATATTAAAGAACAGCTTGAGAAAAACTTATCTGGCTTAAAAGTAAATGTGAAATTACAACCACATACGCAAAAACTAGCGTTAGAGAAGAAAAAAGAATATGAAATGTCGTTGTCGCGCTGGTTACCTGATTATCCAGATCCGATGACTTACTTAGAAGTATTCCTTTCAGGAAGTACTGTAAATAATACAGGGTATGCAAATCCAGAATATGATGCGTTAATTAAGAAGATAAAAACTGAATTAGGTAACGATGAAAAAGCACGTTGGAAAGCACTGCAAGATACTGAAAAAATGCTTCTGGATGATGCAGTAATTGCACCGGTATTCCAGCGCGGTCTATCTTACTTACAAAAACCATATGTGAAAGACTTATATGTGCATCAATTCGGTCCAGCTACAAGCTTAAAATGGGCAGAGGTACAAAAATAA
- a CDS encoding DUF4279 domain-containing protein, with protein sequence MDETQVIVYFNLSGDEFPVEVVSERLQVSPTISYKKGDIIRKTNETENITRNYTSWQISTGYQESLDVGDVMEQVILKLKDKSAIINELKREFGLECRFTIVIKINDGHTPAVHLDNPVIDFANSIKADFDIDLYANPYVEEIK encoded by the coding sequence ATGGATGAAACGCAAGTAATAGTTTATTTCAATCTGTCCGGAGATGAATTTCCAGTAGAGGTTGTTTCTGAAAGATTGCAAGTAAGCCCAACTATAAGTTATAAAAAAGGGGACATAATTAGAAAAACAAACGAAACTGAAAACATAACAAGAAACTATACATCTTGGCAAATAAGTACAGGATATCAGGAATCATTAGATGTAGGAGATGTAATGGAGCAAGTAATTCTAAAACTAAAAGATAAGTCAGCCATTATTAATGAACTAAAAAGAGAATTTGGATTAGAATGTAGATTCACTATTGTAATTAAAATAAATGATGGCCATACACCAGCTGTTCATTTAGATAATCCAGTAATTGATTTTGCTAACAGTATTAAAGCTGATTTTGATATTGATTTATATGCGAATCCTTATGTTGAGGAGATAAAATAA
- a CDS encoding C40 family peptidase, translated as MKKVGTALLTTLFIFSSFTSANAEEKKDSKAFIDVSAATLWTAPDSLRPIDAPSATNPVDLWKWTKSMTLDEKLWLTNANKLETQALLGQEVTVVDKKGDWVKVLVHGQPTPRNEEGYPGWMPEKQLTYNQEFADKTNEPFVLVTKPTAILYINPSEKQKALEVSYNTRLPLLSEDSISYRVLLPNGQKAWLRKNDGAVYRSQEDIPTPTADDLINTGKMFLGLPYIWAGTSGFGFDCSGFTHTIYKSHGITIPRDSGPQSRAGVAVDKENLQKGDLIFFAHDQGKGSVHHVGMYIGDGNMIHSPRAERSVEIIPLNTPGYIEEYAGARRYLP; from the coding sequence ATGAAAAAAGTAGGAACTGCATTATTAACAACTCTATTTATATTTTCATCATTTACATCGGCAAATGCTGAAGAGAAGAAAGATAGCAAAGCGTTTATAGATGTATCTGCCGCAACGTTATGGACTGCACCTGATTCGTTACGGCCAATTGATGCACCGAGTGCAACAAATCCAGTTGATTTATGGAAATGGACGAAATCAATGACGCTCGATGAAAAACTATGGTTAACAAATGCAAATAAATTAGAAACGCAAGCACTACTCGGTCAAGAAGTAACGGTTGTTGATAAGAAAGGTGACTGGGTAAAAGTGTTAGTACACGGACAACCGACACCGCGAAATGAAGAAGGTTATCCGGGATGGATGCCGGAAAAACAATTAACGTATAATCAAGAGTTTGCAGATAAAACAAACGAACCGTTCGTATTAGTAACGAAACCGACCGCAATTTTATATATAAATCCTTCTGAAAAACAAAAAGCACTTGAAGTTAGCTATAATACGCGACTGCCGCTACTAAGTGAAGATAGCATTTCATACCGCGTATTGTTGCCAAATGGACAGAAAGCATGGCTACGAAAAAATGATGGAGCGGTTTACCGTTCTCAAGAGGATATTCCAACACCGACAGCCGATGATTTAATCAACACAGGGAAAATGTTTTTAGGTTTACCATATATATGGGCTGGTACAAGTGGGTTTGGATTTGATTGCTCTGGATTCACACATACGATTTATAAATCGCACGGTATTACAATACCGCGCGATTCTGGACCGCAATCAAGAGCGGGGGTTGCCGTTGATAAAGAAAACTTACAAAAAGGGGACTTAATCTTCTTTGCGCATGATCAAGGGAAAGGTAGTGTCCATCACGTTGGGATGTATATTGGTGATGGTAATATGATTCACTCACCAAGAGCTGAAAGATCAGTTGAAATAATCCCGTTAAATACACCAGGATATATAGAAGAATACGCTGGTGCTCGCCGTTACTTACCGTAA
- a CDS encoding FtsB family cell division protein, whose protein sequence is MRKLKRVNVPNIPEQLSQPSDNRTINKKKLRRLILMVLFIAATTLYVQYILTKQQEIIMNKKDTITNQKKQLVTLKKDQSFLKTNIENLTDNEEEILKFARKEYQFSKSNETIFVLPK, encoded by the coding sequence ATGAGGAAACTCAAAAGAGTAAATGTTCCTAATATACCAGAGCAACTATCACAACCTAGTGACAATCGTACTATAAACAAAAAGAAGTTAAGACGACTTATTTTAATGGTTCTTTTTATTGCAGCGACTACTTTGTATGTTCAATATATTTTAACGAAACAGCAAGAGATAATAATGAATAAAAAAGATACGATTACAAATCAAAAGAAACAATTAGTTACATTAAAGAAGGATCAATCGTTTCTAAAGACTAACATTGAGAATTTAACGGATAATGAAGAGGAAATTTTGAAGTTTGCGAGAAAAGAGTACCAATTTTCTAAGTCAAATGAAACGATTTTCGTATTACCAAAGTAA
- a CDS encoding dipeptide epimerase, translated as MKITDIKVKRRCVKLHTPFKTALRTVTEIESIDVFIHTDEGIVGKGAAAATPVITGDFASGIEEAILGPLRSCLIGQDIIQFQQLLQHIQMSCIGNTSAKAAVDIALYDVYCQYQNVPLYALLGGKKEIYTDITVSVDDPIIMAKEAKQHIEKGFQTLKIKVGKSVHLDLERIEAIRNSVPKNTTLRLDANQGWNPKEAVSIVKEMENRNLNIEFIEQPVHAKDLDGLKYVKENVQTPIMADESIFSASDALKLVQGSYADLINIKLMKCGGIREAWRIADIAEAAGVKCMVGSMMESSLSVSAVAHLAAAHPNIYYFDLDAPLWLMEEPEGMTYSGSKVNLHSKVNM; from the coding sequence ATGAAAATTACGGATATAAAGGTGAAGCGTCGTTGTGTAAAGCTTCATACTCCATTTAAAACCGCACTTCGTACCGTAACTGAAATTGAAAGTATTGATGTGTTTATTCATACAGATGAAGGAATTGTTGGAAAAGGAGCTGCGGCCGCAACACCGGTTATTACGGGAGATTTCGCTAGTGGGATTGAGGAAGCTATATTAGGGCCGCTGCGTTCATGCTTAATTGGTCAAGATATAATTCAATTTCAGCAGTTATTACAGCATATCCAAATGAGTTGTATAGGAAATACAAGTGCGAAAGCGGCGGTTGATATCGCTTTATATGATGTGTATTGCCAATATCAAAACGTCCCACTTTACGCATTATTAGGCGGTAAGAAAGAAATCTATACAGATATTACAGTAAGTGTAGATGATCCTATTATTATGGCAAAAGAGGCAAAGCAACATATAGAAAAAGGATTTCAAACTTTAAAAATTAAAGTTGGTAAATCTGTGCATTTAGATTTAGAGCGTATTGAGGCGATTCGAAATAGCGTACCAAAAAATACAACGTTACGATTAGATGCAAACCAAGGATGGAATCCAAAAGAAGCGGTTTCTATTGTTAAAGAGATGGAAAATCGTAATTTAAATATAGAATTCATTGAACAACCAGTTCACGCGAAAGATTTGGATGGATTAAAGTACGTAAAAGAAAATGTACAAACGCCTATTATGGCTGATGAAAGTATATTTTCAGCAAGTGACGCATTAAAACTCGTGCAAGGAAGCTATGCGGACTTAATCAATATTAAATTAATGAAATGCGGTGGTATACGTGAAGCGTGGCGTATTGCAGATATTGCAGAAGCGGCAGGTGTGAAATGTATGGTTGGCAGCATGATGGAATCTTCACTTTCCGTTAGTGCTGTAGCACACTTAGCTGCTGCACATCCAAATATTTATTATTTCGATCTTGATGCACCGCTATGGTTAATGGAAGAACCGGAAGGAATGACTTACTCCGGCTCAAAGGTAAACCTTCATTCTAAAGTGAATATGTAA
- a CDS encoding DedA family protein, translated as MLSSFIHSVLTFFEGLGYWGIMLGLMIEIIPSEIVLAYAGYLVFNGSISFIGAVVFGTIGGVIAQIFIYWIGRYGGRPILERYGKYIFIHKKQIDAAEDWFNRYGTGVIFTARFIPVVRHAISIPAGITKMPLLRFTTLTALAIIPWSIIFIYLGEKLGENWENINDIAGPYVKSFAIGGFVLILLYFVIKKWTKNVKNLLKIIKKPLKIHSEL; from the coding sequence ATGTTAAGTAGTTTTATTCACTCAGTATTAACGTTTTTTGAAGGATTAGGTTATTGGGGCATTATGCTTGGACTTATGATCGAGATTATTCCAAGCGAAATTGTTCTCGCTTATGCAGGATACTTAGTATTCAATGGTAGCATCTCATTTATAGGCGCAGTTGTATTTGGTACTATTGGCGGCGTTATTGCTCAAATCTTTATTTATTGGATTGGACGATACGGTGGACGCCCTATATTAGAACGTTACGGAAAATATATTTTCATTCATAAAAAACAAATCGATGCTGCCGAAGATTGGTTTAATCGTTACGGAACTGGCGTAATTTTCACAGCTCGCTTCATTCCGGTAGTGCGTCATGCGATTTCAATCCCTGCTGGTATTACAAAAATGCCATTACTACGTTTCACTACGTTAACGGCACTTGCAATCATCCCTTGGTCTATTATTTTTATTTATTTAGGTGAAAAACTAGGTGAAAACTGGGAGAATATTAATGATATTGCTGGACCGTATGTGAAATCATTCGCTATCGGTGGCTTCGTACTTATTCTTTTATATTTCGTAATAAAAAAGTGGACAAAAAACGTAAAAAACTTGCTTAAGATAATAAAAAAACCGCTAAAAATTCATTCAGAATTATAG
- a CDS encoding DUF3870 domain-containing protein → MYASNTIYVVGDAKAPQNNPITEKFKSYFVAFVLVKETGEIVDADCSATIALTSQFVKYLFLHKNINDPALVTEIKDRYFGSSQKALLVALKDAKKKYNQIAALSTQS, encoded by the coding sequence GTGTATGCTTCAAATACAATTTATGTCGTAGGGGATGCGAAAGCGCCTCAAAATAATCCCATTACGGAAAAGTTTAAAAGCTATTTTGTAGCTTTTGTACTTGTGAAGGAGACAGGGGAAATTGTAGATGCAGATTGCTCAGCGACAATTGCATTAACATCTCAATTCGTTAAATATTTATTTCTACATAAAAATATTAATGATCCAGCGCTAGTAACAGAAATAAAAGATCGTTATTTCGGTTCATCTCAAAAGGCATTATTAGTAGCGCTAAAAGATGCGAAAAAAAAATATAATCAGATTGCTGCTTTGTCTACTCAATCATAG
- the dltD gene encoding D-alanyl-lipoteichoic acid biosynthesis protein DltD, with amino-acid sequence MKMKHAFGPIILACVLFFIVLLIPSKSLVSLISDKKIEDAATSLQKEKLQSVFLQQKMLENSQYLPMYGSSEFLRMDAYHPSNYFKVNPAGFTPFLIGTGGTQSLAHILNMTSTMDDLEGKKVVFVLSPQWFTKTGVSQGDFTNNFSKQQAYHFIFNDDIKPEMKKQIAKRLLDYKVVQKDDILKNSLEGIVYNDTKHNIKAGLAKPLAYMYRNILDHRDLFNSLFKIEPMKEKTNMGLRSISWENARKHAEQEGQAESTTNTFGIENPYYYKHNLKKKLKGLKNFRANESYDESPEYDDLQIVLDLFKEKNVKPLFISVPVNGPWYDYAGFPKERREVYYTKVREQVEKAGYPVVDFSSHEYDKYFLKDTIHLGWKGWIYFDEAVQKFYSEK; translated from the coding sequence ATGAAGATGAAGCATGCTTTCGGACCAATTATTTTAGCCTGTGTACTTTTTTTCATTGTATTGCTTATTCCGTCTAAAAGTTTAGTATCGCTAATTAGTGATAAAAAGATAGAAGATGCGGCAACGTCCTTACAAAAAGAAAAACTACAAAGTGTTTTCTTACAACAGAAAATGTTAGAGAATTCGCAGTATTTACCGATGTACGGTTCATCTGAATTTTTACGAATGGATGCATACCATCCATCTAACTATTTCAAAGTAAATCCAGCAGGTTTTACACCATTTTTAATTGGAACTGGCGGTACGCAAAGTTTAGCTCATATTTTAAATATGACGTCTACAATGGATGATTTGGAAGGTAAAAAAGTCGTCTTTGTTCTTTCGCCACAATGGTTTACAAAAACGGGTGTATCACAAGGAGATTTTACTAATAATTTCTCCAAACAACAAGCATATCATTTTATTTTTAATGATGACATTAAACCTGAAATGAAGAAGCAGATCGCGAAACGACTATTAGATTATAAAGTTGTGCAAAAAGATGATATATTAAAAAATTCATTAGAAGGTATTGTTTATAATGATACGAAACATAACATAAAAGCAGGTCTAGCCAAACCACTTGCTTATATGTACCGAAACATTTTAGATCATAGAGATTTATTTAATTCTTTATTTAAGATTGAACCGATGAAAGAGAAAACAAATATGGGACTACGTTCAATTTCTTGGGAGAATGCACGTAAACATGCGGAACAAGAAGGGCAAGCGGAGTCTACTACAAATACATTTGGAATTGAAAACCCGTATTACTATAAACATAATTTAAAGAAAAAATTAAAAGGCCTAAAAAATTTTAGAGCAAATGAATCGTATGATGAATCACCAGAATATGATGACTTACAAATTGTTTTAGATCTTTTCAAAGAAAAAAATGTTAAGCCACTCTTTATCTCTGTACCTGTAAATGGACCTTGGTATGATTACGCTGGTTTCCCGAAAGAACGCCGTGAAGTGTATTATACAAAGGTTAGAGAGCAAGTTGAGAAAGCAGGGTATCCAGTAGTCGATTTCTCTAGCCATGAATATGATAAGTATTTCTTAAAAGATACGATTCATCTAGGCTGGAAAGGCTGGATCTATTTTGATGAAGCTGTGCAGAAGTTTTATTCTGAGAAATAA
- a CDS encoding Xaa-Pro dipeptidyl-peptidase has product MEKKKIAITLSAILSLSITSGVSTITAYAENKETNTRNENGVKLNGKVSEALHSNTKIELENGMTKPIYSLDEAIIENLFVETEVDSDRDGKKDRVSVKVMRPKTDPNVKVPVIYEMSPYRAGLKDVPVYNVDEELYAYEGKPYGAVNLGSYGNYYVPRGYAVILGESIGTGKSDGCPTTGDEQEILGTKSVIDWVNGRAKAYTEDGKEVNANWSTGNVGMTGVSYNGTLPNAVATTGVEGLKTIIPIAAISSWYDYYRANGAVIAPGGYQGEDTDNMAEAVLTRENPEVCGQVIKELTDGQDRKTGNYNDFWDKRNYVKDAKNVKASVFVVHGLNDWNVKTKQFAQWWDALGENDVPRKMWLHQGGHGGTSSNNWQQTQNKWLDYWLYGIENGIMDEPMVDVQRENKTWEKLKNWPDPAAVPSKIRMYLSNKAVNLPLSMGSANKTFSFVDDAKMKSNQLVANPELEVANRLVYTMPVLQKDTRISGTAQVSFKGNIDRSVANLTALLVDYGGAKPEIVTRGWMDPQNLNSIKNSTALQPGKDYTFTWDMQPDEYVFKAGHQIGIVLIASDYDYTIRPKAGTKLTVKLSEVILPIVK; this is encoded by the coding sequence ATGGAGAAAAAGAAAATTGCAATTACACTATCAGCTATTTTATCTTTATCAATTACATCAGGAGTTTCTACTATCACTGCGTATGCAGAAAATAAGGAAACAAACACTAGAAATGAAAATGGCGTTAAGTTAAATGGAAAAGTTTCAGAAGCATTACATTCGAACACAAAAATTGAATTAGAAAATGGGATGACAAAACCTATTTACTCACTTGATGAAGCGATTATTGAAAATTTGTTTGTAGAAACAGAAGTTGATAGTGATCGCGATGGTAAAAAGGATCGTGTATCAGTAAAGGTTATGCGTCCAAAAACTGATCCGAATGTGAAAGTTCCTGTTATTTATGAAATGAGTCCATATCGAGCTGGATTAAAAGATGTTCCTGTATATAATGTAGATGAAGAATTGTATGCGTATGAAGGAAAACCGTATGGAGCGGTTAATCTTGGTTCGTACGGAAACTATTACGTGCCAAGAGGTTATGCAGTTATTTTAGGAGAAAGTATCGGTACTGGAAAATCAGATGGCTGTCCTACGACTGGAGACGAACAGGAAATATTGGGGACGAAGTCTGTCATTGATTGGGTAAATGGGCGTGCGAAAGCATATACAGAAGATGGAAAAGAAGTAAATGCAAATTGGTCTACTGGAAATGTAGGTATGACAGGGGTTTCTTATAATGGTACGTTACCAAATGCTGTTGCGACGACTGGAGTTGAAGGGTTAAAAACAATTATTCCAATCGCAGCGATTAGTAGTTGGTATGATTATTATCGTGCAAATGGCGCAGTCATTGCGCCAGGTGGGTATCAAGGGGAAGATACAGATAATATGGCAGAAGCAGTACTAACAAGGGAAAACCCTGAAGTTTGCGGACAAGTTATAAAAGAGCTCACTGATGGACAAGACCGGAAAACTGGTAATTATAATGATTTTTGGGATAAACGTAACTATGTGAAAGATGCTAAAAATGTAAAAGCGAGCGTATTTGTCGTTCACGGTTTAAACGATTGGAACGTAAAAACGAAGCAGTTCGCGCAATGGTGGGATGCACTTGGAGAAAATGATGTACCTCGTAAAATGTGGTTACATCAAGGTGGACACGGCGGAACATCAAGTAATAACTGGCAGCAAACACAAAATAAATGGTTAGATTATTGGTTGTACGGAATTGAAAATGGAATTATGGATGAACCAATGGTTGATGTACAACGAGAAAATAAAACATGGGAAAAGTTAAAAAATTGGCCAGATCCAGCGGCTGTGCCGTCAAAAATCCGAATGTATTTAAGTAATAAAGCAGTCAATTTGCCATTAAGTATGGGATCTGCTAATAAGACTTTCTCATTCGTAGATGATGCAAAAATGAAATCAAACCAATTAGTAGCAAACCCGGAATTAGAAGTAGCAAATCGATTAGTGTATACAATGCCAGTATTGCAAAAAGATACACGAATAAGCGGTACAGCACAAGTTTCATTCAAAGGAAATATTGACCGTTCTGTAGCGAATTTAACAGCTTTACTTGTTGATTACGGTGGAGCAAAGCCTGAAATCGTCACGAGAGGCTGGATGGACCCGCAAAACTTAAATAGTATAAAAAATTCAACAGCACTTCAACCTGGAAAAGATTATACATTTACATGGGACATGCAGCCAGATGAATATGTATTTAAAGCAGGACATCAAATTGGGATCGTTTTAATTGCTAGTGACTATGATTATACAATTAGACCGAAAGCGGGTACGAAGCTTACAGTAAAATTAAGCGAAGTAATATTACCGATTGTGAAATAA